The Pochonia chlamydosporia 170 chromosome 3, whole genome shotgun sequence genome contains the following window.
TCCGAGATgtctcaagctccttcttAGTCAAATCACTAGTCTCGACGGGACTTTGGCTGCAGAGTCTCTGACAGTAATTCGCCACTTGATTCAACAAGATGCTGAGGGACATGCTGGAACTGTTGTTCGTCTCGCCAAGAATCTCGACTCGGCGACTGATCCACAAGCTAGAGCTACCATTATCTGGTTAGTAGGCGAGTTTTCAGGGTTGAATGGCGAAGACAATATCGCACCGGACGTCTTGCGCATTTTGTTGAAAGACTTCTCGAGCGAGTCCGAAGCTGCCAAGAGGCAGATCTTGCTTCTAGGGGCAAAGGTTTACCTTCATCATATCAACAGAAAGAgtgaggctgagaaggaaagagacGCAGAGGAAGATCCAACGCAGGAATCCGATATCCACCCTATCGCCCGCCTTTGGGACTacctgcttctccttgttaGATATGACACTTCCTATGAGCTGCGAGATCGAGCGAGAATGTACAAGTCGCTTCTCGGTGTCCCTCAGCTGGCAACGTTGATGCTTTTAGCACCAAAGCCCGCACCACAGGCCCCCAGCCCTTCAGAATCTCGAAAGGGGTTTCTTTTAGGCTCATCAACTCTGattttggctggtggtggcgggATTCACGGGTTGAGGGGGTATGAAACGCTTCCTGACTGGGTCGAGGCGGGCAAAGAGCCTGATCCACGTCTGAGGGACAATGATGATGGCAGCATGTCCTCTTCTAGATATGGTGAGAAGAATGCCGTGGCGCCAGCAGGCGATATGTTGGATCAAGCTGCAACTTCGAGACCACCCACGAGTAAGGCAAACGGGCTAGGTGAAGGTGTAGGGACTAAGACTTTGGATGATTGGCTTGCAGAGGACAACGCAGAGGAGGAGAGTGAAGAGACTGAGGAGGAAACGGAGGAGGAAActgacgaagaagagacagatgaagaagatgaagaggaagaggaagaagaggagagtgatgatgacggaGAGAGAGATCGTTTGGTCAAGGGATAGTGGCGTTTAGCAATGCTGATTACTCAGAAAGGTAGCATTCTTACATAGCATTAGCATGTGATGATTCGGGCATTGGTGTTTTAGCTGCCAAGTACATACTAATACACTGAAGACTTGAAGGCCAGATATTCGGAAACAATAAAGAGATCTATATGCTGTGTATAACAAGAGTACAACGCCTATTCTAATTCCATGCCAAATATTTCACAATACCAATCGCATATATTCCAGGTATGTTTTGTTCTTTCCCATACAGactccagctccttcagcaaTTTGCACAACTCAACGGGTTTCAACTACTAAGCTCAGTCTTTTGGCTGTTGTTTACCAAATCAGGAGACTCGGTCTTTGTCTCTGAACTCTCCGCATCAGAaacagccgcagcagcgGTGTTGTTCCTCTTGCTGTACCCATTCACCATTTGCGGGAAGAAAAGACCCGGATGGAAAATTGTAAGCAAGTAAACCGTCACAACCATGAGCGAGCTATCCAGGACAAGGAAACTCACCTCGTCCTGCATAATCTCATTGCCCCAACCACCAGCCATTTCCGCAATTCTGCCACCAAAGTCAGCTTCATCTCACACAGCCTCCCACGAATAGCGTCAAAACATACCGATAAATGCAACGAATCAACACCGCAGCATACGCGCCCGCGATcccaaacacaaacacacgGAACTTGCCGTCCCGCCACAGCGCCAACTCCTCCCGCGAAGCTTTGTCGCTGCGCATGTGCTTCCGCGCGCGGAGGAAGTAGTCCGAACCCATGATGCCGAAGGCCCCGAGGACGAGCACCTGGAGGACGACgccggcgatgatggcgcGGTTGCCGTCCTTTTGGAGCTTGGGCTTCGTGTGGcctgcggcggcggcgattCCGCCCCCGATGGCCTGTACGATCAGGCAGGAGAGGTCGGCGGGGAGGAAGATTCGGGGGTACCACTGGGGAGGGATGCGGGAGAGGGACGGGTTGAGGTGGATGGCGACGTGTTTGAGGGTGAGGTAGATGGATACGCAGATGAATGTtggggcgaggatgatggcgcAGATTTGGAGCTCGAAGGCGGATTCGTTCCAGGGGTTGTagtggaggaggatgcggCCGACGTATCCTTTGTGTTTGTTTTAGTTTAGTTTTCTTTGTGGTTGAGAGTCAGATGGAGAGATTTACCTGCTGTTTCTAATATCAGgccaatggtgatggcggcTGTATAAGTCCACGTTTTGCTCTTTATGCCCAGCGAGAAGGCGGCGATGAGACAGATTCCAAATGCGATGGTGAAGAAGATTCCTGATCCGAGGTTAGGATAGTATCCTAGGACGGTTCCCTTGACGGGACACAGCTCCGAGACCTCTGTGCATTGATCCAAACGGATTCGATGGCCCGTCGAGTTTGACGACATGGCTGCTGTTATCGAGATGATGTTTTCAAAGAGaagtttggtgttgtcgcAAATGATATGTCGGTAGTAAGGTGAGCAGCGTTATAAAGTATCGACGACAGTTAACCAAATCACAAGAAAGTAAATAATGTaaaagaaagaaaacgaaTATCCAGATCCTACACAACTAATCCATTCATCGCCACGATGctcaaaacaccaaaagcGAAAAAGAACTTCCACACCCAGACCACAGAAAACCGTGGGGTTCAAATATAACACACAACAAGACTTGCCAAGCGCAAAATACGCGTATTAGACTAACAGACCCATGTACACTGGTCACTAGTTTGCCTGTCAAGAGGCTAAATGGCCCGGAGATGCAATCTAGTTGGTTGCGCGAGTTGACGGCATCATGCAATTAGTGGGCTTGCTGACGGGCATGGTGGGTGACTTGACACCTTTTGGGGGGGAAACTCCGCATGGCGTGCGGGATTGGATTTGATTTCCGAGTTGACTTGAAATATGGTGATGTTGGCTACATGTTTGTTAGTAGTTGTTTGCGGGATGTCTTTGAAGTAACTCACTTCAGGGCATAACAACTCATGATTACTTTGTTCTTGAGAACAGTTGTCATGACTTCACATCTAGATTTTTATGTCCGAGGAGGCAAAAGGCGAAAGGCAAAAGTGGATGAAGTCTCTCGGGACGGCGCCGACCCGGTGAACCACCCCAGTTATGCAAGTGGAGTTCATGGTCCAGCACACACTCAGCCAATTAGTTGACAATGGGCGGTTGGCATTGGTGAAATTGCTCCGGATGCCTCGGGCGAGCCTCGGGGGTGGTCTGAATTAGGTTGCGCGGGCGAATTGATTCGCCCAGGCCGACTGTGTGAGAAAATCTAGAATCTGAGGTTGTTTACTGATATGTATGTGATGTGTGACAGATGGGTAGAGGGAGTTTTGTGTGTGGAGATGGTCCTCCGCAATTATGTATAAGGAATACAAGGCTTGTTTATTAATggaagtctggtctgagtTTGCCTTGGCATTGAGTTTACTCATATTTCGTCATTCCCTGGCTGTGAGATCGAGTGTCAGCACAGGCCATTCCGCAACAGAATCCCCTTACACAATAGCAAACAAATAAAACTAAACGTCCTTTTCGCTGATTGCTTCGTTCATCATTCACGAGCAACAAGTCACTCCTTCCCCCCAAGATATCTATACACCACCGAAAAGTCGCGGCCCTTGCaatcgtccttcttctcagcagccTGGTACACACCAAACGCCGTGTCCGCCAGCGCCATATTCGCACCCgcctccttggcagcaaccaTGGCCAGCCTCAGATCCTTCTTCATAAGGGAGATTCCAAAGCCGCCGCTGTAATCTCGCCCCGCGGGAGCAGTCTCAACGACGCCCTTGACAGGATTGTTGACCTCGCTGGGCCAGCAGCGTCCAGtgctgacattgatgacaCCAGCTAGCTTCTTTGGATCCAGGCCCCATTTCATCCCGAGGTTCATGGCCTCAGCGGTGGCAATGTTGTTGACAGCGAGGAGGTAGTTGTTGGCGAGTTTGGCGGACAGTCCAGCGCCTTGCTCGCCGCAGTGAAGGACCTTTTTGCCCATTTGTAGCAGCGTGGGCTCGACGCGGGGAATCATCTCGACCTTGGCTCCGAGCATGAAGGTGAGGGTGCCGGCCGTGGCGCCCACGACTCCTCCTGACATGGGAGCGTCGACAAACGTGCCTTGGCCGGCGTCGGAAACGGACTTGGCGACCTCGCGAGATGTCGAGGGGTCGATTGTTGAGCAGTCGATGAATACGCGGTCCTTTTGGGGGAGCGTGCCCGTGAGGATGGACTTGTACACGCCCTGCACGTGCTGTGGTTCAGGGAGAACAGTAATGACGGTGTCCTGTAGAATACAATCTGCGTCAGCCATGTTGCGtagtttggtgatggcacATTCGTGTAACACGGTCTTCCAATTGTTCTTTCGTAGCTGCAGATTCTTTGCCGCCAATTCACCACAGGACTGGACAGTCAGTACTTACAGCCTCCTTGGAAGCAGCCCACGCGCTGGGAGCAAGCTCAACCTTTGCGCCATTAGCCGCAGCCTTCATGTCCTTTTCCAGACTCTTCATGGCCTCCGGGTTGATGTCGAAAATGGACACCTTGTCAGTAGACTTCAGCTTAGACTGCAGgttcttggccatttggtAGCCCTACACGACAACGTCAGTTACTTAACTCCCGTTTGCACACGATAGGTTCCAAAGCTTGTCCTCTCAGAGGCACACCATTGAGAGTTAGCCCATTCACACTTACCATCTGCCCCAGACCAACAAAAGCATAATGATCTAATCGTCTGGCGGTTGACGCAAACCCCCTCCTCTGCACAAGGCTACCCAGACGGGCAGCAACAACTCTCATACTGAACAATTTTCAAGAGGAAGCGTTTCACACAAACTTGCTCTTCAATCGTAGCCCCGACCCATAATCAGACCTGaaaaaagggaaaagaagaaaataaaaagatCAAAACAAGGAAATGAGGTCGGAATTAGAATGCGGCATGCGGTGGCACGGACAAGCGGGTTGCGTGCCTCAAACCGTCGAGGTACGTGGGGTCTCCGGTCGCGCCTGGCTCAATTGGTTTGGGTTGTCTTTACCGAGAAAGCCGGCCATTGCCGCTGCCAGCCATTTGCGGGAGGGATGGGCACGTTTGGGGGATCATTTTGTGGGTGAGGCGACCTTGCATGTCGATGTGTGGAGAGACATTCGGCGAGGCTGGTGCTCTCGCCTTCGGCCTAAGATATCCCTGCTCGGCCCAAGACTGAGATTGACGATGTTTATTGTTTCGGGTACCTGATGAACATCCATGCGACATGGCGATATCGGCACtgagtggtgttgatgtgCCACTTCAATATTGGCATACCGTTCGGTTCACATTGGAATGGCGTATCTTTGGAGAGTGTCAGCTAAAACAATCAATCACCACACATTATCAGCAACAAATCAGCACAAACACGTAGACGTCTGAAATGTCTTGTAATCATTACAATCAACAATACTGCTACTGCCCCCATGGTCCATCTTGCTTTTCCTCTCTCTCCTTGTCACCAAAGTGCGTGAACCTCAACTTCATTCGGGGTGGCAAACAGTAACCTCCAGCCATATGAAATCCTCCAACGACCACATGCAAGAGATTCCACCATTCACATCCTGTCTCGCATCTCACCTCTCCCATTTGACTCCCCTGCATCTCTCTCCTCCTCTATCGCTTTATCGCAGGCATAAGCCACTCAACACCTCCCAAACCAAATACAACGAAAGCGAAAAAGTGACGTCATGTCAGGGGGAATATCAATCTCTTTAATCAACCAAATGAACGAAGGGGGGTAAtataaaagaaaaagagagaacaaagagaaagaaTTATAAAACAACACTCCTATCAACCTGAAATCCCGAGCTCATCTAGGACCAGCATCTAacaagaagaatggcgaAATCTGGGACTTGGCAAATCCCTATGTCCAAGGCCAAAAACTGGGTAGAAGCTCGAGATGCGCGGGGGTATCCTCGTGGCCTTCTCTCTCTCATACGTGAAATGGTTCTTTTTTGTATCCTCCACGAAAgggtaaaaaaaaaattaaacAAAAACAACTACACAAATTGCGCCGTCCCAGTCCCCCCTTTGTGCTTCTTTGGCGAAGTCGCTCTCCAACGTTGGAGTCGTGTGGCCCCCCTTACAAGAAGTTAACCAGCCATGGGACAAGTGCACTGTCATCAATTGTTAGCAATACATCCATAGATACTAGGTATTGGACCGACGTCACTGAAACACGCGGCGTAATGTGGTTTTGGCGTACCCAACTGCAACTGTGGCACCAATGCCGAACAGGGCTCTGTTCTTGACTCTGTCTTTCCGTAGTTCTGCCTCTGTTTTGACCTTCTTTGCTCGTGGTTGTTCCCCCTTGGTTCCCTCCGCATTCTCCGCCTTctccgccttcttctcgtcaTCCTTCTCCGATGCGGAGATGTCTGCGGCTTTGCGTTTGCTCTTTTTGGCTGTTGTAGTGCTATCTTTGCCTTTCTTATCGTCGGACTTTTTCTGCTGCTCGGCGTGTTTTTCATCTGCTTCTCTGCCCTTCTGCgccatgtccttggctgcttccatcaTTTCGCGGACCTCCTCAGCAGTGGGTGGTTGGCCGGCGGTTGGCAGAGGAACGTCAACTTCTGTAACTGTATGCTTGGTCTCATGGCCAGCTGAGTCCTTTGTGACCTCATCCACGCGAATCTTCATCGTAGCATCCTCGGCTCTGGGTTCCAGTACAACCGCAGGTTCGAATTCAGTGGTTTTCAGGACAAACTCGTCCTTCTTAGAATGACCATTAACTTCCGCCGCTGTGGGTTCCGTCGAGCTAGCTTTTGATTGGGTTTTACGCTTGCGAGGAGAGGCAGGAGTACGCCTAGTTCCTTTCGTAGGACTGACAGACCGGCGACTGCGCGAGTTCTTGGGGAGAGCCGAGGCTGACGGAGGAGCAAGTTTTGCAGATGCCTTCACCAAATCAAATTTGGGGGGTGCCGAAATGTTCTTGGGCGGTGACTCGGGATTCGAGCTGGAAGAAACTGAAATTTTGGCCGGGTCCAGCAAAGCGCGAATCCAGATTCCAATAGAATACTCCTCCGCCAGAGACAACGCCTGCTCAGGAGGAATCCAAATGTTACCAGCCGTCTCCTCGGGACTCGTAGTCGGAAGAGACTTGACATATTTGCGCTCGGCCTCTTCATCCGAAGCCTCGGCGTAGGGAAATGTGGCCTTGAACATGCCAGTGGCAGAAACGTAGCCGTCGAAGCTTCGGCGCATAAGGAAGTAGCTCGTCGGGCTCGACTTGAAGATTCCTGACACGATACCCTTTGGCAGAGGTGCCCTGAGGTGCGCGTAATCGAAAACCCCAAGAGCGGCGGATTCGACCTCGTCACCGCCAACCATCTTAGGCGTAAGCTTTGTCTGGCCAAGCCTGCGGCGCTGAACCAGGTCAAGGTCTGTTGAGGATTCGTAAGTCAGTATTTTGGCTGCTCACTAGCAAAGCGAATGCGAGAATCGACTTACACTCAGGGATATCCTCAAGCAGCAACGGGTTGCGCCGCGTAGGAAGACTTCGCTGGGttgttggcgccattttCGTTGGCAGATTGAGGCGGCAGTATGACGATACAAGTCACGTCGCGACTCGACCAACAGTATGAACAACTAGCTTGGTAAATGGATGCAAAAGGCTCAAAGAATAGCCGTTATGCGCAGCGGCAGTCTGTATCAATCTGCAATTTGGTAGAAGAAAAATCGCGTCAGTGCTGTCGCATCGGGATGGGGGCAGGGATTTGCGCGTGTGAGTGAAAGACATCTGGGTTGATGTTGAACATACAAGTTGCGCGGATGGAAGAAGCGCGTGGGACGTTGAGGCGCAAACAAAGCGCCAATCCTACCACAAGGATGTAATGAAAGGCGATGCCTGGTGGTGACAAGCAAGAGGCAGGATAAACCTGATGGAAATAATCACCCTGCTGGCCAGGTGCAGAGGGAGAAAGCAAAAGATTCGCAGACGGGGGGTGGGAGAGACAAGTGTCTGATCTGGTGAGAGGGACGAGTCGCGCAAATTACGCCTGGCCACGGGAAACGGGAGGTCGAGGAAGTCCCCAGTCGAGACAAGTCAAGCCAAGAGTGATCCCAATTGGGACTAGCGTGGGTCTGCTACTGGGGTTGatttgagtctggtctggtgcaagtgggCGGAGACATTGAAATGTTGATGAATGAGGAACACTTGAGTGGGAGAGGGCACTAggaaggacatggagtgaGCGGCAGGGCACATGGAGGGCAGTGGCCGCTGGGTTGGGCTAGGCGGGAGCGGAAGCGCCAGGTGGCTGCTCCGTACGTGTATTGGGGGCGCTGGGAGACCAGGGAGCAGTGAAagcagtcaagtctggcctggcGCCTGGCTGAGATTGCACCTCGACCTGCAACAGACAGCAACTGGGAAGTTGCAACCAATCAACTGGGTACATAACGGGTACTCTGCACTCCATACATTTTCAGCTTTTTTCAAATGTATCAGCGATGCACCTGCTGGAGTGCCCGGATGGTCAGGCACTAGCGCGAACCTCGTCAATTGGCTGCGCTCATTAGACAGATTGACCGGAAAGGAGCGACTCGCGCAGGCGAAACAAGAGCGATTGACGAGAAATGCTGGCAGACAGGAGAGAAAACACTTGACCactttacggagtactgtgCTGCAGGGACTGCATTCAATGAATCCAAGGCGGccaattgacttcaatgttgaagggACCCAATGTAGGCCAgggtctgtctggtccctcAGAAACCAGCACAGGGAAAAGGAGGAGCACCAGGAGACCCCGAAAAGACTCGACGCTGCACCCCAGCCAATTTTGGTTTTAGCCagaagcaacattgacaggaagcagacttggccagaccagacacgaccACACCCACGACCATGGCGCCATAAACATGGTGCGGACATGGACAACGTGTAGGCCATGGATGCCCAATTCCGCTTCCTTCGTGCGATTCCCTCCACGCTCTGGACAAGGTAGACCAATTGTTTGGTTTATGGCCTTGTGCGCCTGCATTCACATTTTCTTACGCAACCCACGAGCACGGGCCAGACCACGGGGTCAACAGACGAGAGCCTTGCTGCACGATTGAGAGCTTCCGAACTTCCCCAGCGACCACATGCAGAGActtcaagtgtctggtcgtcCTCAACAGACATGACCTAGGCAGCCAAGGATCAACCACGCTAATGCAGGGATCTCCTCTCACTCACTCTACTGTCTTCAGTGAATTGGCCGTCTTCTTTTGCGCCTTTACCGCTTGTTCCTGGATCCTTTTCTAACTGGATGGCGTCTGGTATCTTGTACCAACTGCCGCTTTGGGTTTGCTCCACCTCCTGACTCCATCTTCTCATTCAGTCTGCATCAACAGACCGAGAAATCGCAGGCTGCAAAACACCAATGCCGCATTTTCGCCAAGTCATTATTACCTCGCAGCTAAAATACTAGGAACAACTCTCTTCAACATATGTACCAGTCCTAGAAATAATAGCTCCCCCGCCAAGGTACGCTATTCAGTATCCAACTTGCCACCGTAAGCGTATATAGTACATCAGACATCTCACACAAGAACAATATCCGTCGCCTCCAAATCTCGCCTCTCCAAAGCCTCGCCACACATGAAGCCGTGTACAAATGCATCGCCAATCAAAATATAGCCATTCGCCACTCTCCGTATGATGTACGGCACGGTGGCTCCGTAAAACACTACCACGAGATCCCCAGCTTCCGCAACTGGCGGCACCAGTCCGATATACTCGCCCCGAGTTGTCGCAAAGCCACGTCCAGGACACACGGCAATCGCTTGCATCTGAAATGTCTGCACGGCATCCATTTTACCCCCGCCCATACCATTGCGATAGTTGCGTCCTTCACGCCAGGCAGCCAGTGCAGAACGATATGTCAGCGCCGGATTCTCTATGGGACTGCTGTATAGGATTGCATTTCGTCCTGTATACGTGTCGTCCATGAGCAGCAATCGTGCGAAAACCTCCTCGTTGTCCATGTATCTCGGTTTCCCCCTGACTCTTCGCACGTAATCGTCAAAGGCCGGGCGGAACTTATCGTGGAACGCCAGGAATGATGGTTCACCCTCGGGTGTAAGCGGTGcgctgtggacatggataaCGGTGTCGATCGTGTCGACTATCAAGCCGCGAAGACTGAGACCACCAGATCCTGAGTCGTCCCCCATCATGCGGACTTGAGGTTCCGTAAATCCAGCCGCTGCGTATGGAACAGGGCGCAAACCAGCAATTTGTTTCGGTGACTTCTTCTGGTTCGTCCAGTCGGGCACCCAAGACGGAAGCCTCCGATCTTGGGTGTAGCTTCGTTGCAGGCCTGCACTGTCTAGCATTTTGATAGCAAAGCCCCTTCGCACCTGCAGTGCAGCAAAACGTCGAAACACCTCTTCAAGAGTCTGGGGATATGAACCTATTGCTCGCCGGTCATCTTCGTTCATGAGCgcaaacaagccaaacacTTTATCCGCAGGATCGCTAGCGACAAAGTCCCTCGTCAGCTCCATAACCTCCAATGAACCCATCCTCCCCCTTCCATTCCTGATTTGTTGCAGCTTCGTATAGTTGAGATAGTTTCGCAGGGCGTCATTTCCACCCAGCTGCATCAACTCTTGCATGCGGCTGGGATT
Protein-coding sequences here:
- a CDS encoding transcription factor G6G8.4 (similar to Metarhizium acridum CQMa 102 XP_007807770.1), with product MAPTTQRSLPTRRNPLLLEDIPEYLDLVQRRRLGQTKLTPKMVGGDEVESAALGVFDYAHLRAPLPKGIVSGIFKSSPTSYFLMRRSFDGYVSATGMFKATFPYAEASDEEAERKYVKSLPTTSPEETAGNIWIPPEQALSLAEEYSIGIWIRALLDPAKISVSSSSNPESPPKNISAPPKFDLVKASAKLAPPSASALPKNSRSRRSVSPTKGTRRTPASPRKRKTQSKASSTEPTAAEVNGHSKKDEFVLKTTEFEPAVVLEPRAEDATMKIRVDEVTKDSAGHETKHTVTEVDVPLPTAGQPPTAEEVREMMEAAKDMAQKGREADEKHAEQQKKSDDKKGKDSTTTAKKSKRKAADISASEKDDEKKAEKAENAEGTKGEQPRAKKVKTEAELRKDRVKNRALFGIGATVAVGALVPWLVNFL
- a CDS encoding HET domain-containing protein (similar to Metarhizium acridum CQMa 102 XP_007807769.1); translated protein: MDRGRGPQPQSQSQPLDVDGLGAQIAQMLVPILTAQNSCQVHEQCDSSCPNRIGVKRYQLMPNGERRYETDERARLGEQLGHMRLNDGQPPRQQPYVIHPQTPRFAYTSLRSPHTMIRLVKLKSAYFRADPVDCELLTFDIDDLPPYGALSYCWGAAGEASKMICNGRLFYARPSLERSFKRLRAGFSSGQTEEYIWADALCINQADLEEKGAQIQLMERIYSYAATVYVDLGDTAGHVVSSGSMSATIGGAWGMGSPDTLNPVNEATPHPLLYKTVFLALRQPWFTRTWVIQEAALARRAVYMFSGNVFSQKQLDDVLSREAMRANPSRMQELMQLGGNDALRNYLNYTKLQQIRNGRGRMGSLEVMELTRDFVASDPADKVFGLFALMNEDDRRAIGSYPQTLEEVFRRFAALQVRRGFAIKMLDSAGLQRSYTQDRRLPSWVPDWTNQKKSPKQIAGLRPVPYAAAGFTEPQVRMMGDDSGSGGLSLRGLIVDTIDTVIHVHSAPLTPEGEPSFLAFHDKFRPAFDDYVRRVRGKPRYMDNEEVFARLLLMDDTYTGRNAILYSSPIENPALTYRSALAAWREGRNYRNGMGGGKMDAVQTFQMQAIAVCPGRGFATTRGEYIGLVPPVAEAGDLVVVFYGATVPYIIRRVANGYILIGDAFVHGFMCGEALERRDLEATDIVLV
- a CDS encoding 3-hydroxyisobutyrate dehydrogenase G6G8.5 (similar to Metarhizium acridum CQMa 102 XP_007807771.1); this translates as MRVVAARLGSLVQRRGFASTARRLDHYAFVGLGQMGYQMAKNLQSKLKSTDKVSIFDINPEAMKSLEKDMKAAANGAKVELAPSAWAASKEADTVITVLPEPQHVQGVYKSILTGTLPQKDRVFIDCSTIDPSTSREVAKSVSDAGQGTFVDAPMSGGVVGATAGTLTFMLGAKVEMIPRVEPTLLQMGKKVLHCGEQGAGLSAKLANNYLLAVNNIATAEAMNLGMKWGLDPKKLAGVINVSTGRCWPSEVNNPVKGVVETAPAGRDYSGGFGISLMKKDLRLAMVAAKEAGANMALADTAFGVYQAAEKKDDCKGRDFSVVYRYLGGKE
- a CDS encoding RTA1 domain-containing protein (similar to Metarhizium acridum CQMa 102 XP_007807772.1); protein product: MSSNSTGHRIRLDQCTEVSELCPVKGTVLGYYPNLGSGIFFTIAFGICLIAAFSLGIKSKTWTYTAAITIGLILETAGYVGRILLHYNPWNESAFELQICAIILAPTFICVSIYLTLKHVAIHLNPSLSRIPPQWYPRIFLPADLSCLIVQAIGGGIAAAAGHTKPKLQKDGNRAIIAGVVLQVLVLGAFGIMGSDYFLRARKHMRSDKASREELALWRDGKFRVFVFGIAGAYAAVLIRCIYRIAEMAGGWGNEIMQDEVSFLVLDSSLMVVTVYLLTIFHPGLFFPQMVNGYSKRNNTAAAAVSDAESSETKTESPDLVNNSQKTELSS